DNA from Rhodopirellula bahusiensis:
TCCATTTTTTGTAGCCAGCGTCGTTGGGGTGCAGCAGGTCGGGGAACTCTTCCACCGTGGCGTCGCCTGATTCGTTCGCGAAAGGTGTCCAGGTGTCGACCAGATGAACCGTTTCGTGTTCGCTGGCGATCTCCGTCAGCAATTCGTTCAGGCGTTTGATTTTGGCCGCGGGACGAGACTTGGTTTCGCTGCTGGGCATCACCAGGCAAAGCACGATCGGCATCTCTGAATCGCTAGATTGCAAGTCTTTGATGATCAACTGAACGTTGGAGGCAATGACTTTCGGCGTGGCGTGTTCTTCCAAATCGTTGGTGCCCATCAGCATGACCACCGCTTTAGGATCCAGATCCAGCACGTCTTCTTGCAGCCGGTACAACATCCCGCGAGTTGTATCTCCGCTGATACCACGGTTTGCGACTTTTCGGTTAGCGAATGCTCCGCGAAAATCGTCGCCCCAGCCTTGGGTGATGGAGTCGCCAAGAAACACAATCGCGTTTTGATCTTGTTGCTTGCGTGAATCGAAGGTGGATCGGCGACGCTGCCACACTTGCTTCATCCAATCGTACCGACGAACTGGACCTTTCCCGGCCATCGAGTCGTCGGTCTCGGGAATCAAAAACTGTTTTTCGACCGTTGCGGAAGAGTCCTGCGCGGTCGCCGGCATGCCCAGGCATAGCAATGCAGCTTGCGAACCCAGCAAAGCACAAAGAAGAAGGAGGCGCAGAGGGCGAAGTTGGTTCATCGGGGCAAACTCACGGTGTGGAACGGGGCGGGACCGCATTAGTTTATCATGGAAGATGTCGGACAATGATGTCGCAATCCAATTGAAAATGGAGGAGCCTGTGCCGAGACCCAAGTTGACATTGGTATCTATGAGCGGGTTGCGCGTTGGACACGAGGAGTTGCTTCAGCGTGGATTGAAGCTGCCTGGTTTGGCACGACGTGCATCGGCACTTGCCCAACTGCCTCCGCTTGGGTTGTTGACCATCGCTGCGATGGTACCTGAGAGTTGGGACATCGAGCTTGTTTTGGATGACGGTGCGAGTGATGAAGATGCCGTGGCGGAACAGATCTTGACCGGGATCTCTTCGCCGATTCAGCCGAGGGTCGTTGCGTTCTCCGCGCTGACACCGTCGGCGGATCGAGCCGCGCGGATCAGTGAGCGTCTTCGACCTCACAAAGTGCTCACGGTAATTGGCGGGTTGCATGCAACGGCGGCTCCCCAACATTGCCAGCCCTCCTTTGATGCGGTGGTTCGAGGCGACGGCGAAAGCACGTTTGCGAAGTTGCTGGCGGATGTTGCCGGAGGAACCTTGGCATCGTCCTATCAAGCCGATGGATCGTTTTCGCTTTCGAATTCGCCGCTGCCACGTTGGGGTTTATTGGGCGATCATTCGCCGCCACGCTACACGATTCAATCGATGCGAGGTTGCCCGTGGGCGTGTTCGTTTTGCGCGGCGAGTCGAATGCTAGGACCCGCGAGAGTCAAGCCGGACGAACGATTTGACGCGGAGTTGCGTGCGATTGCGAGCCGACAATCTCGGCCGTGGATTGAGTTGGCGGACGACAACACTTTCGCGAGCGGACGTGACCATGGACCCATGCTCGAATCGTTGCGGCGACACGGGGCACGTTGGTTCACCGAGTCAGATTGGCGAATTGCAAAACAACCAAAACTGCTGCGACAAATCGCTGAGAGCGGTTGCCGACAGATTTTGATTGGATTGGAATCAAGCGTGTTTCGGTATCCTGGCATGGGAGCCAAAAATGCCGATTGGCAGCGCATGCTGGAGGCCGTGGATGCGATCCAAGAGGCGGGCATCGTGGTCAATGGTTGTCTGATCGTTGGAGCGGATGGCGAGACATCGGAGTCCATTGAAAAGCTGGGGGACTTTTTGGAAGAAGCCCCGATGGGAGAGATTCAGTTGACACTGCAGACACCGTTTCCAGGAACCAGTCTTTACGAATCGTTGTTGCGAACGAATCGCTTGCTTCCCGGCAACTTCTCTCGATACACGTTGTTCGACGTGGTGTATGAGCCTGACCAGATGACGGCCGAGCAATTGCAAAACGAGTTCAACAACTTGGTAGAACGAGCCTTCCGGACCGAGGCTCAGTCGCGACGCGATTCCATTCAAAAACAGATTCGATCCTCCCGACGCAACGCCGGAAAACAAGCATGAGTGATGTCGCGAACAATGATCCGATGACGCTGCGATTCCGCGATCCCTTGCTGTTTTTGTTCGGGGTGGAATCGTCGATTCGGCGTGTGCTGCGATGTCGTTGGTCGATCCTGCTAGGGGGGGCGTTGGTTGCGACCGCATCGATGGCACGCGAATACGATGCGGTCAGTTGGTTGGATGCACCTCTGGATTTGCTCGGTCCATTTGCTGCGTCGCTAGTGATTTCCATGGTGTTGTTTTTCGTCGTGCAGATTTGTCTGGCAATGACAGGGTACAAGCGAGATCCCAGGAGCAACCCGCTTCGTGACTACCGAATCTTTCTGATTGGATACTGGATGACCGCGCCATTGGCCTGGTTTTATGCGGTTCCGATTGAGGTGATGGCGGATGAAGTCACATCGTTGCGTTTTAACCTGACCATGCTGTCGATCGTTTCGATCTGGCGAGTGCTGTTGTTCAGCCGTGTGATCGCAGTTCAGTTTGGGCTTCGATGGTGGGCGACGTTGTCTTGGATCCTGGTTCCGTGCATGGTGATCGCGTTCTTTGCACTTCTCTCGGCACAGTTGTCGATGGTTTCGATCATGGGCGGAATTCGTCTGACACAGACTCAGCAGATTTTGTCGAACTATCAATCCGCTGTTGCTGGTGGGTGTTTCTACGGCATCATTCCCGTTTTTATCGCTGCGTTGGGATCGATTGCGATGTCGAGCAGTTCGGGGCATCGTTCGGATGAACTTGGTCCCCGCGACGTGATGATTGAGCGAGTGGTTTGGGTTTGGCCGTTGGTTCCCGCCGTGATCTTGTTGGTTGCTGCGTCTTTCTTTCAGCCGAAGCTCAGGCGTTCGGCAAAAGTTGACTCGATGTTGCGTCGTGGTGACATCAATGAAGCGATCTCGATCATGCAGGCCTCAGGGCAAGATGCATTTCCGATCGTTTGGGATCCACCACCAAAGTACCCTGATCGCGGAGAAGTTCTGCCTGAG
Protein-coding regions in this window:
- a CDS encoding SGNH/GDSL hydrolase family protein, whose translation is MNQLRPLRLLLLCALLGSQAALLCLGMPATAQDSSATVEKQFLIPETDDSMAGKGPVRRYDWMKQVWQRRRSTFDSRKQQDQNAIVFLGDSITQGWGDDFRGAFANRKVANRGISGDTTRGMLYRLQEDVLDLDPKAVVMLMGTNDLEEHATPKVIASNVQLIIKDLQSSDSEMPIVLCLVMPSSETKSRPAAKIKRLNELLTEIASEHETVHLVDTWTPFANESGDATVEEFPDLLHPNDAGYKKWKAALEPKLSELKL
- a CDS encoding B12-binding domain-containing radical SAM protein; translated protein: MSGLRVGHEELLQRGLKLPGLARRASALAQLPPLGLLTIAAMVPESWDIELVLDDGASDEDAVAEQILTGISSPIQPRVVAFSALTPSADRAARISERLRPHKVLTVIGGLHATAAPQHCQPSFDAVVRGDGESTFAKLLADVAGGTLASSYQADGSFSLSNSPLPRWGLLGDHSPPRYTIQSMRGCPWACSFCAASRMLGPARVKPDERFDAELRAIASRQSRPWIELADDNTFASGRDHGPMLESLRRHGARWFTESDWRIAKQPKLLRQIAESGCRQILIGLESSVFRYPGMGAKNADWQRMLEAVDAIQEAGIVVNGCLIVGADGETSESIEKLGDFLEEAPMGEIQLTLQTPFPGTSLYESLLRTNRLLPGNFSRYTLFDVVYEPDQMTAEQLQNEFNNLVERAFRTEAQSRRDSIQKQIRSSRRNAGKQA